The sequence AAGGGAGTTGGGGGAGTAGGCGGGGGGGGGGGGCGTGGCGCGAACTAAAGCGCCGCGCTGATGTAGCGCATTCTAACGGCGAAGGCCGGCGGAGTGAATCGACCCGCGGGGAACATCTCCAGGTCACGCGTTCAGCAAGAACTGCCGCCCGTATTGCAGATGGTCTGTCATCGCTTGAGCGGCGCGATCGGCCTGGCTCTTGAGAATGGCGTGGGCGACGGCGGAATGATCGGCCTGACTCTTGGCGAGGCGATTCGGCGCGAGCCGGTTAATCCGCAGGATGGCGCGTTCCAGTTTGTCGAAGCAGCGCCGTAGCCAGGCGCAGAGTTCGCGGTTTTCGAGCAGTTCCGCGAGCAGCAGGTGGAATTCGATATCGAACCGCGTGGCCGCCCGAGGATCTTCGTCGCGGACGGCGGCGCGTTGTTGTGTCAGGCTGCGCTTAATGAGCGCTCGCTGTGCCGTGGTCAGTGTTCGCTCGGCAAGGCGGCGTGCGACGAACGGTTCCACGGCCAAACGCATGTCGAACAACTCGGCGATTTCCCGCGCGGACAAGTCTTTGACGACGATCCCCTGCTGCGGCGAAACGGCGACCAGTCCCTGGGCTTCCAGATGTTCGAGCGCCGAACGGATCGGCGTCTTGCTCATGCCGAGTTTTTCGACCAACTGTCGTTCAGAAAGAAACGTATCCGGCGCGTAGGCCCCGGACTGAATCAAATCCTTAAGCTGGGCGTATGCGCGATCCTTGAGCAGCGGACGCGGCGCGGTTTCCTGGCGGGCGGCGGAAGCGGCGCGGCGTGAGGTACGAGGCATTGGTTCATGCTATCCCGACCGGGCGACTCGTCAAGATATATTTGACATCCGACTGAGATATCAGTAAACTCCACGCCTCGTCCGGTCCGTTGCTTGTCTCCTCGCACGTGGCGGAAAATGAAAGCGCTGCTTCCCTCGCTGCTGGTGGCCTGGGCGTGCCTCGTCACGCTGAGTTGCGGCACTCCGACGAACGAGCCCGATCAAACAACGATCGGCGTGGCCTTCGAGACGCTGCAGACGGAATACTGGGTGGCCAGTCTCGACGCGATGAAGGCGGAAATGGCCAAACGGGACGTGCGGGTACTGGAAGCGGTCGCGGACGGCGATCCAAACCGGCAGTTGGAGCAGGTGCAGAGTTTTATTGCGCGCAAGGTCGACGGCATCATCGTCGTTCCCAAGGACGCCGAGAGCGTGATCCCGATGATTCGCGCCGCCAACAAGGCGAAGATTCCGATCGTGCTCTATAACCGCGGCCCTGGCGAAGGCGCCGGCCCTTGCGTGACGGTGGTGGCGGACAACCGCGCCATCACGCGCGACACAGTGCGCCGCATGATTGCCGCCGCCGGCGAGCGATCCAAGCCGCTGCAGGGAATGATCCTGATCGGCGATCTGGGCGACAGCAATGCCATCGAGCGACGCGCAGGTTTTGATGAGGCGATCGCCGAGTCGAACGGCGCGGTCGAGGTGTTGGCCCGCGTGCCAACGGAGTGGAATCAAGAAAAAGCGCTCGCCGGCGTGACCAATGCACTGCAGGCCAACCCGGACATGGAATTTGTCTTCACTTCGTCGGACTTCTTGTTTCCTTCGATCGTCGCGGCGCTCAAGAACGCGGACAAGTACCATCCGATCGGGCACGAGCGCCATGTCATCCTGGGTGGCTTTGACGGCGACGCCACGGCGTATCGCATGTTGCAAGACAAGTATCTGGACGCGGACGGCGTGCAGGACGTGTACTTCGAGTGCTCGCAGGCGGTCGACGCCGTCTTGAAGAT comes from Planctomycetia bacterium and encodes:
- a CDS encoding GntR family transcriptional regulator, whose translation is MPRTSRRAASAARQETAPRPLLKDRAYAQLKDLIQSGAYAPDTFLSERQLVEKLGMSKTPIRSALEHLEAQGLVAVSPQQGIVVKDLSAREIAELFDMRLAVEPFVARRLAERTLTTAQRALIKRSLTQQRAAVRDEDPRAATRFDIEFHLLLAELLENRELCAWLRRCFDKLERAILRINRLAPNRLAKSQADHSAVAHAILKSQADRAAQAMTDHLQYGRQFLLNA
- a CDS encoding sugar ABC transporter substrate-binding protein; its protein translation is MKALLPSLLVAWACLVTLSCGTPTNEPDQTTIGVAFETLQTEYWVASLDAMKAEMAKRDVRVLEAVADGDPNRQLEQVQSFIARKVDGIIVVPKDAESVIPMIRAANKAKIPIVLYNRGPGEGAGPCVTVVADNRAITRDTVRRMIAAAGERSKPLQGMILIGDLGDSNAIERRAGFDEAIAESNGAVEVLARVPTEWNQEKALAGVTNALQANPDMEFVFTSSDFLFPSIVAALKNADKYHPIGHERHVILGGFDGDATAYRMLQDKYLDADGVQDVYFECSQAVDAVLKMSRGETVEPVLQDPGVVIHQGNLDQESHRMWGAQTAAKQP